A stretch of the Sphingobacterium thalpophilum genome encodes the following:
- a CDS encoding GH92 family glycosyl hydrolase, whose amino-acid sequence MNKLTGLLTCCIAALALGITSCASRGHRHVPSPTAYVNPFIGASTSTGAAGVYHGLGKTFPGATTPYGMVQVSPNTITGGDNSPGYSDEHRTIEGFAFTQMSGVGWYGDLGNFLVMPTTGTLHTIAGKEDGSLQGYRSPYDKQGETARAGYYAAHLGRYDIKVEATAAPHSGMLRFTFPENRQSRIQIDLARRVGGTSVEQYVQKADDHSIRGWMRCTPEGGGWGDGDGKADYTVYFYARFDKPLKNYGVWSADIPKDWKRKRDDVVSPAYQARVAAATVTRGIDAMQGRHLGFFSEFVTHAGEQVNLQVGISFVDMQGAENNFRAEMEGKDFDRIRAEAEAVWDTQLSKVDIRGGTPDQKTIFYTALYHTMIDPRTFTDVDGRYIGGDRRIHRSEGFTKRTIFSGWDVFRSQFPLQTLINPALVNDELNSLISLAEQSGKEYFERWELLNAYSGCMIGNPALSVLADAHAKGIRGYDAHKALHYAVNTSRRFGNDSLGYTAGALSISNTLEYAYTDWCIAQLAAELGDRTTEQAYRTKSRAYRAIFDPQKGWFRPRRADGSWEDWPENARTKEWYGTIESNPYQQGWFVPHDIPGMIELMGGRDKTLADLTEFFEKTPENMLWNEYYNHANEPVHLIPFLFNHLQAPHLTQKWTRLICNRAYSNSVEGIVGNEDVGQMSAWYVLAAAGIHPSCPGSTRYEITSPLLEEVVFALDPVYFPGKAFRIIAHGNSEANCYIQRAKLNGQPYNKSYIDFKDMVAGATLELYMGPRPNKNWGI is encoded by the coding sequence ATGAATAAATTAACTGGACTGCTGACCTGTTGTATCGCCGCACTGGCACTGGGGATCACTTCCTGTGCGAGCCGCGGCCATCGGCATGTGCCCAGTCCGACAGCTTATGTGAATCCTTTTATCGGCGCCAGCACCAGCACCGGAGCTGCGGGCGTCTACCACGGTCTGGGCAAGACCTTTCCGGGGGCAACGACACCTTACGGCATGGTGCAGGTGAGCCCCAATACGATCACCGGCGGCGACAACAGCCCCGGATATAGCGATGAGCACCGTACCATCGAAGGCTTTGCCTTCACGCAGATGAGCGGCGTGGGCTGGTACGGCGACCTGGGCAACTTCCTGGTCATGCCCACCACGGGGACATTGCATACCATCGCCGGAAAGGAGGATGGCAGCCTGCAGGGCTACCGTTCGCCTTATGATAAGCAGGGCGAAACGGCCAGAGCCGGTTATTATGCCGCCCACCTGGGGCGCTATGACATCAAGGTGGAGGCCACGGCAGCGCCGCATAGTGGCATGCTCCGCTTTACATTTCCCGAAAACAGGCAGTCGCGGATACAGATCGACCTGGCGCGCCGGGTGGGCGGCACTTCCGTGGAACAGTATGTACAGAAAGCCGACGATCATAGCATCCGCGGCTGGATGCGCTGCACGCCCGAGGGCGGTGGCTGGGGGGATGGCGACGGCAAAGCCGATTATACGGTATACTTCTACGCACGTTTTGACAAACCGCTCAAAAACTATGGCGTCTGGTCTGCCGATATTCCGAAAGACTGGAAGCGCAAGCGCGACGATGTCGTCTCGCCTGCCTATCAGGCCCGCGTGGCGGCAGCAACCGTGACCCGGGGCATCGACGCCATGCAAGGGCGCCATCTGGGGTTTTTCTCCGAATTTGTCACCCATGCGGGTGAGCAGGTCAACCTGCAGGTGGGGATCTCCTTTGTGGATATGCAGGGCGCCGAAAATAATTTCAGGGCTGAGATGGAGGGCAAAGACTTTGACAGGATCCGCGCCGAAGCGGAGGCGGTCTGGGATACGCAGCTGTCAAAGGTCGATATCCGGGGCGGCACGCCGGACCAGAAGACCATCTTCTATACGGCGCTGTACCATACCATGATCGACCCCCGGACTTTTACGGATGTCGACGGCCGCTACATCGGTGGCGACCGCCGGATCCACCGGAGTGAGGGCTTCACCAAACGTACGATCTTCAGCGGCTGGGATGTCTTCCGCTCGCAGTTCCCGCTGCAGACGCTGATCAATCCGGCGCTGGTAAACGACGAGCTGAATTCGCTGATCAGCCTGGCAGAGCAGTCAGGAAAGGAATATTTTGAACGCTGGGAGCTCTTAAATGCCTACTCGGGCTGCATGATCGGCAACCCCGCACTTTCGGTGCTGGCAGATGCACATGCCAAGGGCATCCGTGGCTATGATGCCCACAAGGCGCTGCACTATGCGGTCAATACCTCACGGCGTTTTGGCAATGATTCCCTGGGCTATACCGCGGGCGCACTCAGCATATCCAACACACTGGAGTATGCCTACACCGACTGGTGCATCGCCCAGCTGGCGGCGGAGCTCGGTGACCGGACCACGGAACAGGCTTACCGGACCAAAAGCAGGGCCTACCGCGCTATTTTTGATCCGCAGAAGGGCTGGTTCAGGCCGCGCAGGGCCGACGGATCCTGGGAGGACTGGCCCGAGAATGCCCGCACCAAGGAATGGTACGGCACCATCGAAAGCAACCCCTACCAGCAGGGCTGGTTTGTGCCGCACGATATCCCCGGCATGATCGAGCTGATGGGCGGCAGGGACAAGACCCTGGCCGACCTGACGGAATTTTTTGAGAAGACGCCCGAAAATATGCTGTGGAACGAATATTATAATCACGCCAACGAACCGGTGCACCTGATTCCTTTTCTGTTCAATCACCTGCAGGCGCCGCACCTGACGCAGAAGTGGACACGCCTGATCTGCAACCGGGCCTACAGCAATTCGGTCGAAGGGATTGTCGGCAACGAAGACGTGGGCCAGATGTCAGCCTGGTACGTACTGGCGGCCGCGGGCATACATCCTTCCTGCCCGGGATCGACGCGCTACGAGATCACGAGCCCGCTGCTGGAGGAAGTGGTCTTTGCGCTGGATCCGGTATATTTTCCGGGAAAGGCCTTCCGCATCATCGCCCATGGCAACTCGGAGGCCAACTGCTATATCCAGCGGGCGAAGCTGAATGGTCAGCCGTACAACAAAAGTTATATTGATTTTAAAGACATGGTGGCGGGAGCCACCCTGGAACTGTATATGGGACCGCGTCCCAATAAAAATTGGGGAATCTAA
- a CDS encoding glycoside hydrolase family 2 protein: MTRLIYILLLLLLAAPNRAQVPELSLNSSNTAVRWEIKPKDEVPQSGLEISQPGFVLKDPVRGIVPGVVFTAYVSQGLVPDPNYADNIYRVDEKLFNRPFWYRGTFRLPAGYSKGQRIWLQFDNTNRYADFFFNGVKLSGTATSTRDVSGHMLRSKFDVTALLREGADNTVAVLISDADQKKTRSDKEAFGVTASPTYLAAAGWDWMPYVPGRLAGITGNVSLRSAGAVTLEDPWMRSDLESNEFAYLEFSTDINNASDSTQQVELTGLIQPGGIPFSKKLSIAAHSRQKVYITRNEVKEFVIHQPRLWWPNGYGEPHLYSCELTLKTGGQLSDQKRIQFGIRKYEYQYVRNRAGWPVLNFFINGKKVYLKGGNWGMSEYLLRCRGEEYGLKVKLHKDMNYNMIRLWTGSITDDAFYDYCDRYGIMVWDDFWLYVAYNDVASDADFKANALDKIKRLRNHPSIAIWCGANETRPKPELDSYLRSIVALEDHNDRLYKSSSNQDGLSGSGWWGNQPPRHHFETSGSNLAWNQPPYPYSGSYGYGLRTEIGTATFPNYESIVKFIPQDQLWPLPSDEQLKSEDDNVWNRHFFGKEASNASPIQYKAAVDTQFGPSDGLPAFAEKAQYLNLEVMKGMYEAWNDKLWDDAAGLLIWMSQSAYPSFVWQTYDYYYDATGAYWGARQACEPLHVQWNVANNSVKVINTSLLDLDSASVTARVFNLSGQEVPGYSRRATASVASNEAREVFRLGPLSGGSDRALSDLHFIRLQLRSSTGELLSENFYWHNGQRELDYTALNSLPPAKLHFSWGVDSSDSSSSGRVLTVRNAGSTVAFGNRLRMLDGHTGERILPLMISDNYFTLMPGEEKIIRISDLDPAHNDLRLLWKQYGQAEKQVLKWKGRNPDKK, translated from the coding sequence ATGACACGATTAATTTATATCCTGCTGCTGCTCCTGCTGGCTGCCCCGAACAGGGCTCAGGTACCTGAGCTGTCGCTCAATAGCAGCAATACGGCCGTCCGCTGGGAGATCAAGCCCAAGGACGAAGTGCCGCAGTCGGGGCTGGAGATTTCGCAGCCCGGCTTTGTGCTGAAAGACCCCGTCAGGGGCATTGTCCCGGGGGTGGTCTTTACGGCTTATGTCAGTCAGGGTCTGGTGCCGGATCCCAACTATGCGGACAATATCTATCGGGTGGACGAAAAGTTGTTTAACCGGCCCTTCTGGTACCGGGGTACTTTTCGGCTGCCTGCGGGCTACAGCAAGGGACAGCGCATCTGGCTGCAGTTTGACAATACCAACCGCTATGCGGACTTCTTCTTCAATGGGGTGAAGCTGTCGGGGACGGCAACATCGACCCGGGATGTGAGCGGACATATGCTGCGCAGCAAGTTTGATGTCACGGCATTGCTGCGCGAAGGGGCAGACAACACGGTCGCTGTGCTGATCAGCGATGCGGACCAGAAAAAGACACGCAGCGATAAGGAAGCCTTCGGGGTGACCGCGAGTCCGACCTATCTGGCGGCAGCGGGCTGGGACTGGATGCCTTATGTGCCGGGACGCCTGGCGGGTATTACGGGCAATGTGTCGCTGCGCTCCGCAGGTGCCGTCACGCTGGAAGATCCCTGGATGCGCTCGGACCTCGAGAGCAACGAATTTGCTTACCTGGAGTTTTCCACCGACATCAACAATGCCAGCGACAGCACACAGCAGGTCGAGCTGACCGGACTCATACAGCCCGGTGGCATCCCTTTCAGCAAAAAGCTGTCCATCGCAGCGCATAGCAGACAGAAGGTATACATTACCCGCAATGAGGTCAAGGAGTTTGTAATCCACCAGCCTCGGCTGTGGTGGCCCAACGGCTACGGTGAGCCGCATCTGTACAGCTGCGAGCTGACGCTGAAGACCGGCGGCCAACTGTCGGATCAGAAGCGGATCCAGTTTGGCATCCGCAAATATGAGTACCAGTATGTGCGCAACCGTGCGGGCTGGCCGGTGCTCAACTTCTTCATCAACGGCAAAAAGGTGTACCTCAAGGGGGGCAACTGGGGCATGAGCGAATACCTGCTGCGCTGCCGCGGGGAGGAATATGGCCTCAAGGTGAAACTGCACAAAGACATGAACTATAATATGATCCGCCTGTGGACGGGATCGATTACCGACGATGCCTTCTACGACTATTGTGACCGCTACGGCATCATGGTATGGGACGACTTCTGGCTGTATGTGGCCTACAACGATGTCGCCAGCGACGCGGATTTCAAAGCCAACGCCCTTGATAAGATCAAAAGGCTGCGCAACCATCCGAGTATCGCCATCTGGTGCGGGGCCAATGAGACGCGGCCCAAGCCGGAGCTCGACAGCTACCTGCGCTCCATCGTGGCCCTCGAGGACCACAACGACCGCCTGTACAAGTCCAGCTCCAACCAGGATGGCCTGTCGGGCAGCGGATGGTGGGGCAATCAGCCGCCGAGGCATCACTTCGAAACCTCGGGCAGCAACCTGGCCTGGAACCAGCCGCCCTATCCTTACAGCGGCAGCTACGGCTATGGCCTGCGGACCGAAATCGGGACGGCGACATTTCCCAACTATGAGAGCATCGTCAAGTTTATCCCTCAGGATCAGCTCTGGCCGCTGCCCTCGGATGAACAGCTGAAGTCCGAAGACGACAACGTATGGAACCGGCATTTCTTTGGTAAGGAAGCGTCCAATGCCAGCCCCATCCAGTATAAGGCGGCGGTCGATACACAATTTGGCCCCTCGGACGGACTGCCGGCTTTTGCCGAGAAAGCGCAATACCTCAACCTGGAAGTCATGAAGGGCATGTACGAGGCCTGGAATGATAAACTCTGGGACGATGCTGCGGGGCTGCTGATCTGGATGAGCCAGTCGGCCTACCCTTCGTTTGTGTGGCAGACCTATGATTACTACTACGACGCGACCGGCGCCTACTGGGGGGCCAGACAGGCCTGCGAACCGCTGCACGTGCAGTGGAACGTGGCCAATAACAGTGTCAAGGTGATCAACACCAGCCTGCTGGACCTGGACTCGGCTTCAGTGACAGCCCGCGTCTTCAACCTGTCGGGACAGGAGGTCCCCGGCTATAGCCGCCGGGCCACGGCCTCGGTTGCCAGCAACGAGGCCCGGGAGGTATTCCGCCTCGGCCCCCTTAGCGGCGGCAGTGATCGCGCGCTGTCGGACCTGCATTTCATCAGGCTGCAGCTGCGCAGCAGCACAGGGGAGCTGCTGTCCGAAAATTTCTACTGGCACAATGGGCAGCGGGAACTGGACTACACAGCGCTCAACAGCCTGCCCCCGGCAAAGCTGCACTTCAGCTGGGGCGTAGACAGCAGCGATAGCAGCAGCTCAGGCCGGGTACTCACCGTCCGTAATGCCGGCAGCACCGTGGCCTTTGGCAACAGGCTGCGCATGCTGGACGGCCATACCGGAGAGCGTATCCTGCCGCTGATGATCTCGGACAACTACTTTACCCTGATGCCGGGAGAGGAAAAAATAATCCGGATCAGCGACCTGGATCCCGCACACAATGACCTCCGCCTGCTGTGGAAGCAGTATGGGCAGGCCGAGAAGCAGGTACTGAAATGGAAAGGGCGCAATCCGGATAAAAAATAG
- a CDS encoding GH92 family glycosyl hydrolase, protein MMKLKLWMYGFLVLLACRLQAQEADLVKYVNTLQGTDSEWSLSYGNTYPTVGLPFAVHFFSAQTGKNGDGWKYQYKADKIRGFQQVHQCSPWMGDYMVFSLMPGSGKLQVDEQQRALAFSHEHEVAKPHYYAVSFDNGIKAELSPVERGAHMRFSFPKKEKAFLVLDGFLGESEIRIIPEQRKIIGYVHNGRFVPPQMRNYFVLQFSQPFTAYGTWANEDGTLQAGQPYAAGKGRGGYLEFRPGTKVEVKMASSYISPEQAALNLERELGQHGTFEQTKNKAFGIWNKLLNRIRVEGGTEAQKATFYSCMFRANLFSRKFYELDRQDRPYYFSPYDGKVHAGYMYTDNGFWDTFRGQFPLSNILHPEMQGRYMQSLLDAQQQAGFFPTWSNPGMSGVMIGNHAISLLTDAWVKGIRTFNPDSALAAYYHEATNKGLWGGSNGREGWKDYFTKGYIPYGEIHESTAKTLEYAYDDFCAYQLAKMTGNSFYADLFARQMYNYRHLFDPAAGFMRGRLPDGSWREPFDPVEWGGPFTEANAWQYTWSVLHDVNGLINLLGGHRALQCQAGYLLHNGAAHQLWNLQTGDP, encoded by the coding sequence ATGATGAAACTAAAATTATGGATGTATGGGTTCCTCGTTTTACTTGCCTGCCGGTTGCAGGCGCAGGAAGCGGACCTGGTCAAATATGTAAATACGCTGCAGGGTACCGACTCCGAGTGGAGCCTTTCCTACGGCAATACCTATCCGACGGTGGGGCTGCCCTTTGCCGTGCATTTCTTTTCGGCACAGACCGGCAAAAACGGTGATGGCTGGAAGTACCAGTATAAGGCTGACAAGATCAGGGGCTTTCAGCAGGTGCATCAGTGCAGCCCCTGGATGGGGGACTATATGGTATTTTCGCTGATGCCCGGCAGCGGGAAGCTGCAGGTCGATGAGCAGCAGCGGGCGCTGGCCTTCAGCCATGAGCATGAAGTGGCCAAACCGCACTACTATGCGGTCAGCTTTGACAATGGCATTAAAGCCGAACTGAGCCCTGTGGAAAGGGGAGCTCATATGCGCTTTAGCTTCCCCAAAAAGGAAAAGGCATTTCTGGTGCTCGACGGTTTTCTCGGGGAAAGTGAAATCCGGATCATTCCCGAACAGCGCAAGATCATCGGTTACGTGCACAACGGCCGCTTTGTGCCGCCGCAGATGCGCAACTATTTCGTGCTGCAGTTCAGTCAGCCCTTTACGGCCTATGGCACCTGGGCGAATGAGGACGGAACGCTGCAGGCAGGACAGCCGTATGCTGCCGGCAAGGGCCGGGGCGGCTACCTGGAATTCCGCCCGGGCACAAAGGTGGAGGTGAAAATGGCGTCCTCCTACATCAGCCCGGAGCAGGCTGCTCTCAACCTGGAGCGTGAATTGGGCCAGCATGGGACCTTCGAGCAGACCAAAAACAAGGCTTTCGGCATCTGGAACAAGCTGCTCAACCGCATACGCGTCGAAGGGGGCACCGAAGCGCAAAAGGCAACCTTCTACTCCTGCATGTTCAGGGCAAACCTGTTTTCCCGTAAGTTCTACGAGCTGGACCGGCAGGACAGGCCTTACTATTTCAGTCCTTATGACGGAAAGGTACACGCGGGCTACATGTATACCGACAATGGGTTCTGGGATACCTTTCGCGGGCAGTTTCCGCTCAGCAATATCCTGCACCCCGAGATGCAGGGCCGCTATATGCAGTCGCTGCTGGACGCGCAGCAGCAGGCGGGATTTTTCCCCACATGGTCCAATCCCGGGATGTCGGGCGTCATGATCGGCAACCATGCCATCTCCCTGCTCACCGATGCCTGGGTAAAGGGTATCCGCACGTTCAATCCCGACAGTGCACTGGCAGCCTATTACCATGAAGCGACCAACAAGGGTTTGTGGGGTGGCTCCAATGGACGCGAAGGCTGGAAAGACTATTTTACCAAAGGCTATATACCCTATGGTGAGATCCATGAAAGCACGGCCAAGACGCTCGAATATGCCTACGACGACTTCTGTGCTTACCAGCTGGCCAAGATGACAGGCAATAGCTTTTATGCGGATCTTTTCGCGCGGCAGATGTACAATTACAGGCATTTGTTTGACCCGGCGGCAGGCTTTATGCGTGGCCGCCTCCCGGATGGCAGCTGGCGTGAGCCCTTTGATCCGGTGGAATGGGGCGGCCCTTTTACGGAGGCCAACGCCTGGCAGTACACCTGGTCGGTGCTGCACGATGTCAACGGCCTGATCAATCTGCTCGGGGGGCACCGAGCGCTTCAATGCCAAGCTGGATACCTTCTTCACAATGGAGCAGCGCATCAACTATGGAACCTACAAACAGGAGATCCATGA
- a CDS encoding glycoside hydrolase family 92 protein produces the protein MEQRINYGTYKQEIHEMREMLLAKMGQYAHGNQPTQHVPYLYNFSGQPWKAQKYSRMVTSGLYNATERGYPGDEDQGQMSSWYVLSAMGIYSVCPGTDQYVFGSPLFEKVTIRLDNGRQFVIRADNNSEQHVYIQSAQLNGVPYDKNFITYGDILQGGELHFVMGAQPNYERGTAPASRPFSLSSLQ, from the coding sequence ATGGAGCAGCGCATCAACTATGGAACCTACAAACAGGAGATCCATGAGATGCGCGAGATGCTGCTGGCCAAGATGGGGCAGTATGCGCATGGCAACCAGCCGACCCAGCACGTGCCGTACCTCTATAATTTCAGCGGGCAGCCCTGGAAGGCACAGAAATATAGCCGGATGGTCACCTCCGGGTTGTACAATGCGACCGAAAGGGGCTATCCCGGCGACGAAGATCAGGGACAGATGTCCTCCTGGTATGTGCTCAGTGCCATGGGCATCTACAGTGTCTGCCCGGGCACGGACCAGTATGTCTTTGGCAGTCCCCTCTTTGAAAAGGTGACCATCAGGCTCGACAACGGACGGCAGTTTGTGATCCGTGCCGACAACAACAGCGAGCAGCATGTCTACATCCAGTCGGCACAGCTGAACGGCGTGCCGTACGACAAAAACTTCATCACCTACGGTGATATCCTGCAAGGTGGCGAACTGCATTTTGTGATGGGGGCACAGCCAAATTATGAAAGGGGAACTGCTCCGGCTTCGCGGCCATTTTCACTGAGCAGCCTGCAATAG
- a CDS encoding RagB/SusD family nutrient uptake outer membrane protein: MNKSYFVYAVLAFVACAACSKQGFLDQTQSSDLNESVVFSDSTYTINFLSGIYADIGFATAPRRFGGGGLDASTDEAEGAGLGSINTFIQFATGTVNSNIITNDAWRTPYTNIRRANIMLKNLPHARFGNPIKVRVKAETRFLRAYYYFILLEHYGGVPLMGDSVYRASDVIPATRNTFAECVDYIVSECDAAAQDLPWEHAGEDYGRVSRAACYGLKSRVLLYAASPLFNGQPLAADGPLREVIAYPVPDQGRWQKAAEAAAQVIESGHYSLHVNNDPEPGFGFYQVFQLRKNEEYILARMQEANRELEGIWHPPTFGVSNPGAYPYLETVNAFGMRNGLPIDDPNSGYDPKNPYRDRDPRLANTVTRDQSLVFHRDGLARRPVNIYIDKTNPNNVTSGQDAIYRGTPTGYYTYKMVNREVAADWFNTYTPRCLPIIRYAEILLNYAEARNEYLAAPDREVYAAVEAIRERAGLQPFALPAGLSQAAMRDIIHNERHKELAFEGHRFFDVRRWRQAETLENRQLHGTEPVRTAMGTVYNSINVRKRVFDKRMYLWPIPQSEVAKSLDLIQNPGY; the protein is encoded by the coding sequence ATGAACAAAAGCTATTTCGTGTATGCTGTGCTGGCGTTCGTTGCCTGCGCAGCCTGTAGCAAACAGGGATTTCTGGATCAGACACAGTCTTCTGACCTAAACGAAAGCGTGGTGTTTTCCGACAGTACGTATACCATCAATTTCCTGTCGGGCATCTATGCGGATATTGGATTTGCGACGGCACCGCGACGTTTTGGCGGCGGGGGGCTCGATGCGAGTACGGATGAAGCCGAAGGCGCCGGACTGGGCAGCATCAACACCTTCATCCAGTTTGCCACCGGAACGGTCAATTCCAATATCATTACGAATGATGCCTGGAGGACACCCTACACCAATATTCGCAGGGCGAATATTATGCTCAAAAATCTGCCTCATGCCCGTTTTGGCAACCCGATCAAGGTGCGTGTGAAGGCCGAAACCCGCTTTCTGCGGGCCTACTACTATTTTATATTGCTGGAACATTACGGCGGAGTCCCGCTGATGGGGGACAGTGTCTACCGGGCCTCGGATGTGATACCTGCCACCCGCAATACCTTTGCGGAATGTGTGGACTACATCGTCTCGGAATGTGATGCCGCTGCGCAGGACCTCCCCTGGGAGCATGCCGGCGAGGACTACGGCCGCGTCAGCCGGGCGGCCTGCTACGGGCTCAAATCGCGGGTACTGCTGTATGCTGCCAGCCCGCTGTTCAACGGTCAGCCACTGGCCGCGGATGGCCCGCTGCGGGAAGTGATCGCCTACCCCGTACCGGACCAAGGCCGCTGGCAGAAAGCCGCGGAAGCAGCAGCCCAGGTCATCGAGTCGGGGCACTATAGCCTGCATGTCAACAACGATCCGGAGCCCGGATTTGGCTTTTACCAGGTCTTCCAGCTGCGCAAAAATGAGGAGTACATCCTGGCCAGGATGCAGGAGGCCAACCGGGAACTGGAGGGGATCTGGCATCCGCCGACCTTCGGTGTCAGCAACCCCGGAGCCTATCCCTACCTCGAGACGGTCAACGCCTTTGGCATGCGCAACGGCCTGCCCATCGACGACCCGAATTCGGGATATGACCCTAAAAATCCTTACCGCGACCGCGATCCGCGCCTGGCCAATACCGTGACGCGCGACCAGTCGCTGGTCTTCCACCGGGATGGGCTGGCCCGCCGGCCGGTCAATATCTACATCGATAAGACCAATCCCAACAACGTGACCTCAGGGCAGGATGCCATCTACCGCGGTACACCGACGGGATACTATACGTACAAGATGGTCAACCGCGAGGTGGCAGCAGACTGGTTCAATACCTATACACCGCGCTGCCTGCCTATCATCCGCTACGCCGAGATCCTGCTCAACTATGCCGAGGCCCGCAACGAATACCTGGCGGCGCCCGACCGGGAGGTGTATGCGGCGGTCGAAGCCATACGTGAGCGCGCAGGGCTGCAGCCTTTTGCGCTGCCTGCCGGCCTGAGTCAGGCGGCCATGCGCGACATCATCCACAACGAGCGGCACAAGGAGCTTGCCTTTGAAGGACACCGCTTTTTTGATGTGCGGCGGTGGCGGCAGGCCGAAACGCTTGAAAACCGGCAGCTGCATGGTACAGAACCGGTGCGCACGGCCATGGGAACGGTTTACAACAGCATCAACGTACGAAAACGCGTATTTGACAAACGGATGTACCTGTGGCCGATACCACAGTCTGAGGTGGCCAAATCGCTCGACCTGATTCAAAATCCCGGATATTGA
- a CDS encoding DUF5004 domain-containing protein, with product MMKKNTIRLLPMLMLLCAGLQSCTDELAKIPAEEPAKDITGDWKVIQLTRNGEDLGSRMLLDHFRISFKADGTYAVADQLPFVVHGSGTYRLEDPQYPFHIVLRPADGQEDVLLKFQFPIVKGRRQLSLSMSLGCAGNSYQYDLERQDPAD from the coding sequence ATGATGAAAAAGAACACGATACGACTGCTTCCGATGCTGATGCTCCTGTGCGCTGGGCTACAGTCCTGCACAGATGAGCTGGCCAAAATCCCGGCAGAAGAGCCGGCCAAAGATATTACGGGCGACTGGAAGGTGATCCAGCTGACACGCAACGGTGAAGACCTGGGCAGCCGTATGCTGCTCGACCACTTCAGGATAAGCTTTAAGGCCGATGGCACCTACGCGGTTGCCGACCAGCTGCCCTTTGTCGTCCACGGCAGCGGCACCTACCGGCTGGAGGATCCACAATATCCTTTTCACATCGTCCTGCGGCCCGCAGACGGTCAGGAGGATGTGCTGTTAAAGTTTCAGTTTCCCATTGTTAAGGGCAGACGCCAGCTCAGCTTATCGATGAGCCTGGGATGTGCGGGCAATTCGTACCAGTACGATCTCGAACGGCAGGACCCCGCAGATTAA
- a CDS encoding DUF4961 domain-containing protein, giving the protein MKKIKKYAIYAFCAIGLFVTVFLVQCGLKAISVTVPASAAVNERVTFTMHCGAEPRIQGGGSYTTQLVAGIMVPKGWNARKNLTMSFTSPKGNGTMRIIPDSELEPVSGLSWHQAARKMFGIGPNLVDDMEWIVFLSTQAYSFVNNEDIDFTVKAECNVGAENMLVSLGFYIGSSIENLRPEDTDYKKFTFSAPFEVTGGEGDLIDFINPQLGTVQPVKSLDNDIITLTFDGGVAHTVLDGAEAVYLQVKAIDESGKVIAEVSKPAAETALKDIGGKKYLLDIWPRGFFKLDKDLHIARLEYFYTDATGSKRVGYGNTDQPFKYTFRCE; this is encoded by the coding sequence ATGAAAAAGATAAAAAAATATGCGATTTATGCCTTCTGCGCGATAGGGCTGTTTGTCACGGTCTTTCTGGTACAGTGCGGGCTTAAGGCAATTTCGGTCACGGTACCGGCCTCGGCAGCGGTCAATGAACGGGTGACCTTCACGATGCACTGCGGTGCCGAGCCGCGCATCCAGGGGGGCGGCAGCTACACCACCCAGCTGGTCGCCGGCATCATGGTGCCCAAAGGCTGGAATGCCCGTAAAAACCTGACGATGTCCTTTACCAGCCCCAAAGGCAACGGTACCATGCGGATCATTCCGGATTCGGAGCTCGAGCCCGTGTCGGGCCTCAGCTGGCATCAGGCGGCACGCAAAATGTTTGGCATCGGCCCCAATCTGGTGGACGACATGGAATGGATCGTCTTCCTGAGTACCCAGGCCTATTCCTTTGTCAATAACGAGGATATTGACTTTACGGTCAAAGCGGAATGTAATGTGGGCGCCGAAAATATGCTGGTGTCACTGGGCTTCTACATCGGTTCGTCCATCGAAAATCTGCGTCCCGAGGATACGGACTACAAAAAGTTTACTTTCTCCGCTCCCTTTGAAGTGACCGGCGGTGAGGGCGACCTGATCGACTTTATCAACCCCCAGCTGGGTACCGTGCAGCCGGTCAAAAGCCTGGACAACGATATCATCACGCTGACCTTTGACGGCGGCGTTGCCCATACCGTGCTGGATGGGGCTGAAGCGGTGTACCTGCAGGTGAAAGCCATCGACGAATCGGGCAAAGTGATTGCCGAGGTCAGCAAGCCGGCAGCGGAGACGGCCCTCAAAGATATCGGCGGCAAAAAATACCTGCTCGACATCTGGCCGAGGGGATTTTTTAAACTGGACAAGGACCTGCATATCGCCCGGCTGGAATATTTCTATACGGATGCCACCGGCAGCAAACGCGTGGGCTATGGCAATACGGACCAGCCGTTTAAATATACTTTTAGATGTGAGTGA